In a genomic window of Branchiostoma lanceolatum isolate klBraLanc5 chromosome 12, klBraLanc5.hap2, whole genome shotgun sequence:
- the LOC136446316 gene encoding chondroadherin-like encodes MPLKACCLCRFCCYCLRRMVSRVQGVPGSSRNTALTKAVLRCFRQVVLLQSSCVRLIVSYFKVYLAIDTMSSMLTRVLVLLLFTLEELKTTEASCDCSASTCRCEGLSLSRIPQDLPTTITSLHVEYNNITALRTEDFTRYRNLSSLYLPDNRLFVIRSRAFYHLTNLTSMDLRWNKLTCLNADTFVGLGGLQALNLDYNEIEDIEEGTFDESPRLVHLLLGSNRLSSISPGSFTGLNQLQLLDLFSNQITYIQPGTFSNLPQLKHLYLYQNGITYIHPDTFTNLSHLQLLSLFSNKITEIQPGTFTDLPQLQELDLDFNHITNIHPGAFSNLSQLEYLGLGHNQMEILPLTICHELHVSSVPTLILNNNPWQCDCRIISLSLQKGMCGFCSPEITDQITCTKPDKFRGQKLKDINVTDLNCTEVGHSNSATIQQHHPYVLHLLLSVLLLKSYSFVS; translated from the exons ATGCCCCTTAAGGCTTGTTGTTTATGCAGATTCTGTTGTTATTGTCTACGGAGAATGGTTAGCAGAGTACAAGGCGTGCCGGGGTCATCACGCAACACAGCTTTGACTAAGGCTGTCTTAAGGTGCTTCAGACAAGTCGTGCTCTTGCAAAGCTCTTGTGTCAGACTCATTGTGTCTTACTTCAAGGTGTACCTTGCAATTG ACACAATGTCCAGCATGCTGACAAGAGTGTTGGTCCTCCTGTTGTTCACCCTTGAGGAGTTGAAGACAACAGAAGCTTCCTGCGACTGTTCAGCTTCGACCTGCCGCTGCGAAGGGCTGAGCCTTTCCAGGATACCGCAGGACCTACCGACAACTATAACCTCCCTGCACGTGGAATATAATAACATCACGGCACTGCGTACGGAAGATTTCACAAGATACAGAAACTTGTCCAGTCTATACCTACCCGATAACCGTTTGTTCGTAATCAGGAGTCGCGCGTTCTACCACCTGACAAACCTAACGTCCATGGACCTTCGCTGGAACAAGTTGACCTGTCTGAACGCTGACACATTTGTGGGGCTCGGCGGTCTACAGGCATTGAATCTGGACTACAACGAAATCGAGGATATCGAAGAAGGAACTTTCGATGAATCTCCTAGACTCGTTCACTTGCTTCTGGGGTCAAACAGGCTATCATCGATCTCACCAGGCAGTTTTACTGGTTTAAACCAGCTCCAACTGTTAGATCTCTTTTCCAACCAGATAACCTACATCCAACCAGGTACATTCTCAAACCTTCCCCAGCTAaaacacctgtatctgtatcaaaaTGGAATAACTTACATACACCCCGACACATTCACAAATTTATCGCACCTTCAGCTTTTGTCCCTTTTCTCCAATAAGATAACAGAGATTCAGCCCGGTACGTTCACAGATTTACCGCAGCTTCAAGAGTTAGATCTGGACTTTAACCACATCACTAACATTCACCCTGGTGCATTTTCAAACCTATCACAGCTTGAGTACTTGGGACTGGGGCACAACCAGATGGAAATCCTGCCCTTAACAATCTgtcatgaactacatgtatcgtCGGTCCCAACTTTGATTCTTaacaacaacccctggcagtgtgactgcagAATAATCTCCTTAAGTCTGCAAAAAGGTATGTGCGGGTTTTGCTCACCCGAAATCACAGACCAAATTACTTGTACAAAGCCCGACAAATTTCGCGGCCAGAAGCTCAAAGATATCAATGTCACAGACCTCAACTGTACAGAGGTCGGGCACTCAAATTCTGCCACTATCCAGCAACATCATCCCTACGTGTTACATCTGTTGCTGTCAGTGCTGTTGCTGAAAAGCTACTCATTTGTGTCTTAA